Proteins encoded by one window of Thunnus thynnus chromosome 3, fThuThy2.1, whole genome shotgun sequence:
- the LOC137176635 gene encoding tumor necrosis factor ligand superfamily member 14-like isoform X2: MADGDVGIGPQVFVVDTQANFVSLPGTKKPMWAHVGQKFLLLLVGLTLLGLVVEGFFIYKLYKQNEALFLCKSYPLCQNLSTPTTSAHQGGNIMGRVGHEVQPHPQQLQNRPFAHLIGPNSVGQTSEVQWVKDGDAFTNNMSYNNGRLSIKKEGYYYLYSNVQLDARDECVVIQHKIMKETKAYGKPIELMKSKNTRCQTPKTSSGKTVTVEDLRQSFLAGIFHLESGDQIFVTLDNIQKMRPGPTENFMGAFMVSP; encoded by the exons ATGGCAGATGGTGATGTGGGTATTGGCCCCCAGGTGTTCGTGGTGGACACTCAGGCCAACTTCGTCTCCTTACCCGGTACAAAAAAACCAATGTGGGCACATGTAGGCCAAAAGTTTCTTCTCTTGCTGGTAGGATTGACCTTGTTGGGACTTGTTGTCGAGGGATTTTTCATCTACAAACTATACAAGCAAAACGAG GCACTTTTCCTCTGTAAGTCTTATCCTCTCTGCCAGAACCTGTCCACTCCGACAACATCTGCCCATCAA GGTGGCAATATAATGGGTCGAGTGGGGCATGAAG TGCAACCACATCCGCAACAGCTCCAAAATAGGCCATTTGCTCACCTGATTG GCCCCAACTCTGTAGGGCAGACAAGTGAAGTGCAGTGGGTTAAAGACGGTGATGCCTTCACCAACAACATGAGCTACAACAATGGCCGGCTGTCAATCAAGAAGGAAGGCTACTACTACCTCTACTCCAACGTGCAATTAGATGCTAGAGATGAGTGTGTGGTTATCCAGCACAAGATCATGAAAGAAACCAAAGCCTATGGCAAACCTATAGAGCTTATGAAATCAAAAAA TACGCGCTGCCAGACCCCGAAAACTTCAAGTGGGAAGACTGTTACTGTGGAGGATCTGCGGCAGAGTTTCCTGGCTGGCATCTTCCACCTGGAGAGTGGAGATCAAATTTTTGTCACACTGGACAATATACAGAAGATGCGTCCAGGACCTACTGAGAACTTCATGGGGGCCTTTATGGTATCTCCTTAG
- the LOC137176635 gene encoding tumor necrosis factor ligand superfamily member 14-like isoform X1 encodes MADGDVGIGPQVFVVDTQANFVSLPGTKKPMWAHVGQKFLLLLVGLTLLGLVVEGFFIYKLYKQNEALFLCKSYPLCQNLSTPTTSAHQGGNIMGRVGHEDSNDIPTVQPHPQQLQNRPFAHLIGPNSVGQTSEVQWVKDGDAFTNNMSYNNGRLSIKKEGYYYLYSNVQLDARDECVVIQHKIMKETKAYGKPIELMKSKNTRCQTPKTSSGKTVTVEDLRQSFLAGIFHLESGDQIFVTLDNIQKMRPGPTENFMGAFMVSP; translated from the exons ATGGCAGATGGTGATGTGGGTATTGGCCCCCAGGTGTTCGTGGTGGACACTCAGGCCAACTTCGTCTCCTTACCCGGTACAAAAAAACCAATGTGGGCACATGTAGGCCAAAAGTTTCTTCTCTTGCTGGTAGGATTGACCTTGTTGGGACTTGTTGTCGAGGGATTTTTCATCTACAAACTATACAAGCAAAACGAG GCACTTTTCCTCTGTAAGTCTTATCCTCTCTGCCAGAACCTGTCCACTCCGACAACATCTGCCCATCAA GGTGGCAATATAATGGGTCGAGTGGGGCATGAAG ACTCCAATGACATTCCCACAGTGCAACCACATCCGCAACAGCTCCAAAATAGGCCATTTGCTCACCTGATTG GCCCCAACTCTGTAGGGCAGACAAGTGAAGTGCAGTGGGTTAAAGACGGTGATGCCTTCACCAACAACATGAGCTACAACAATGGCCGGCTGTCAATCAAGAAGGAAGGCTACTACTACCTCTACTCCAACGTGCAATTAGATGCTAGAGATGAGTGTGTGGTTATCCAGCACAAGATCATGAAAGAAACCAAAGCCTATGGCAAACCTATAGAGCTTATGAAATCAAAAAA TACGCGCTGCCAGACCCCGAAAACTTCAAGTGGGAAGACTGTTACTGTGGAGGATCTGCGGCAGAGTTTCCTGGCTGGCATCTTCCACCTGGAGAGTGGAGATCAAATTTTTGTCACACTGGACAATATACAGAAGATGCGTCCAGGACCTACTGAGAACTTCATGGGGGCCTTTATGGTATCTCCTTAG